TCGAGCAACCCTTGCGGTGCGGCGCCATTGACCCGCATCGCCAGACGCCCCTCGGTGATGGCAAAATAGCGAGTGGCAGGATCGGCGAGCGCGTCGCCGAGTTCATTCTCGCTGCGATGTTCGGAGCGTCGGTCGAGCCGGTTGGATGAAAAAGCAACAAGCCGGCTGGCTTCGCCATGCGGAGCGTCATGGTCAAACAGGGAAAATGGCATGTATCAGATGGCCTCGAGAAGTCTTTCGGTCAAAATGGTTCGGGCGCTATCGGTCCAGGGGGTGGCTTCGCCATAACCCCAGACCGGTCCCGGCCATGCCGGGTCGCCCTGTTCGCGTGCAATAACATGAAAATGGAACTGGGAAACCTGATTGCCAAGTGCCCCGACATTGATTTTGTGGCACCCGGTTGCCTGCTTGAGTGCCTTGGCGGTGATCGAGGTCTCAAATGTCAGCATGGTCTGATCCAGCGGCGTCAGGTCGAAAATTTCAGCAATACCAGGGCGTTGAGGCACCAAAAGCAACCAGGGCCAACGGCTGTCGCGCATTAGTCTGAGCTGACACAAGCCGAGCTTCATCAGCAGCGTGCTGTCGCGTTCAAGCCGGGGGTCGAGGGCAAAAAGAGACATGGGCAATCCGGAAATTCGAAGTGAAGAACCGATCCTAGCAGTTTTTTTGGCTCTGGCTTGCTTTTGCCGAACCGATTGACGATATGTGCAGTCGGGAGGTTGGTGGTGGACGAGCCACTCGCCAACCGGGTCAGGTCCGGAAGGAAGCAGCCCTAACGAGCCCGGCACGGGTCACCGTGCCAGCCTCCCACCCTTTCGCCCGCGCCATGAATGGCAGATCCGGTCATTGACCGGGTTCGACCGGGGTGCAAACATTCCAGTGCATGGTGCGCACCATCGATGGTGGCTGAGCGGAATGATCATGCACAGGATTCATATGGCAGAGCGTCCCGTGCGCTTCTAATTGAACGCGCGGCGCTCTAACTGGATGGCAATCAGGCCAGCGCAAGGGCGGCACGAGGATCATGGACGAACCAACCGGCACGAAGCAGACGTCACCGGTGGCCGGCTCCGAAGGGCAGGCGCCGTACCGGGTTCTCGCACGCAAATACCGACCCACGGATTTTACCGATCTGATCGGCCAGGAGCCGATGGTTCGTACGCTGACCAACGCCTTTTCCACCGGTCGTATCGCCCAAGCCTGGATGCTGACCGGCGTGCGCGGCGTCGGCAAGACAACGACCGCCCGCATTCTGGCCCGCGCGCTCAACTACCGGACGGCCGAGATTGACCAGCCGACCATCGATCTGACGGTGCCGGGCGAACATTGCCAGGCGATCATGGAAGGCCGCCATGTCGATGTCATCGAGATGGACGCGGCCTCGCACACCGGCATCGATGATATCCGCGAGATCATCGAACAGGTGCGCTACCGCCCGGTATCGGCGCGCTACAAGGTCTACATCATCGACGAAGTCCACATGCTTTCCAACCAGGCTTTCAACGGCCTGCTCAAGACGCTGGAAGAGCCGCCGGCGCATGTGAAGTTCATTTTCGCCACCACCGAAATCCGCAAAGTTCCGATCACCGTGCTGTCGCGCTGCCAGCGTTTTGATCTGCGCCGCATCGATTCGGGCCTCCTGGTTGCGCATTTCAAGAATGTCGCCGGCCAGGAAGGCATTGCTATCGACGACGAGTCGCTGGCCATGATTGCCCGTGCCGCTGAAGGCTCGGTGCGGGACGGGCTGTCCCTGCTCGATCAGGCGATTGCCCATGGCGGCGGCGCGGTCGATGCCGAGGCGGTGCGTTCGATGCTGGGTCTCGCCGACCGGTCGCGCGTGGTCGAGTTGTTCGGTTCGCTGATGGGCGGCGATGTTTCCGCCGCACTTGCGAGCTTTCGCAACCAGTATGATTCGGGCGCGGGCCCGTCGGTGATCCTGACCGATTTGGCTGATTTCACCCATCTCGTTACCCGGCTCAAATTCGTCTCCCAGGCTGCCGACGATCCGTCGCTGACCGAGACCGAGCGCAGCCGCGGCGCCGAATTTTCCAGTACCCTGTCAACCGCGATCCTGTCGCGGGTCTGGCAGATGCTGCTCAAGGGCATTTCCGAAACCGACACCTCCAGCCGCCCGGCGGCGGCGGCCGAAATGGCACTGATCCGCATCGCCCATGCGGCCAGCCTGCCATCGCCCGAGGAGGCGCTGAAGGCATTTCAGAATGGCGGCGGCGCGAGCGCCGGCGGGCCGGTGCAATCGGCCGGCTCATCTGCAGGCAATGGTTCGGGTGGTGGCGGTGCTGCACGTGCGGTCGGCGAGCGCCACATGCCCCTGGGCGGCGGCGGCGGCGGTGGGCAGCCATCGATGCGGCTTGCCCACTCGGCTGAGCCGTCGGTGCAGGCAGCGGTCGTGGCCGAACCGGTGCAGCAGGTCGCCATCAGTTCGCTTGAGGACATGGTCGCGCTAGCCGAGCAGCATCGCGACATTGCCATGAAGGTCCAGATCCGCACCGGCGTGCGTCTGGTCCGGATCGAACCGGGTCGGCTGGAAATCAGCCTCGCGCCCGACGCCAGTCCCACTTTGCCGGGCGAATTGACCAAGAAACTGGCCGACTGGACCGGGGCAAAATGGGTCGTGTCGCTCAGCCGGGAAGAGGGCGCCCCGACGATTTCCGAGCGCGAGGTCGCCAAGCGCGAAGCGCTTGTCAGCGACGCCCGCCAGGACCCGGATATTGCCGCCATCCTGTCGCGCTTTCCCGGCGCCAAGATTACCGATGTGCGTATCACGGTTACCGATGACGTGCTCGATGAGGCAACGCTTTCACCGTCCGAGGATGGCGATATCCTGCCGGCGGAAATTGAACCTGACGACGACGACACCGACTAGATCAACGGCACCGATGCCAGTCGACCGGACCCGGTTTGGCGGCGCAGCAAACCAAAAGGAGACGCCGATGAAGGACATCATGGGCATGATGGGCAAGATCAAGGACATCCAGGGCAAGATGGAGCGCATGCAGGAAGAAGTTGCGGCGATGGAATGCGAGGGCGTTTCCGGCGGCGGCATGGTCACTGTCCGGCTTTCGGGCAAGGGACAGATGCTGGGCGTCTCCATTGATCCGTCGATGTTCAAGGAAGACGATGTCGAGATCCTCGAGGATCTGATCGTCGCCGCGCACAATGACGCCAAGGGCAAGGTCGAGACCATGATGGCCGAGCGCACCAAGGAACTGACCGCCGGGCTGCCGATCCCGCCCGGCATGAAACTGCCGTTCTGAGCCGAGACAGCGCGTATGGTAAGCCTTGAGGGCGATGCTTTCACGCGTCTTTGCCCGGGGGCTTGTCATCGGGCTGGCTGTAGCGGGATTGTTGAAAGCCGGAGAATGAAATGCAAAAGCGGGTAACCGGGCCGGAGATCGAACGGCTGATCCAGCTACTTGCCCGGGTGCCTGGGCTGGGGCCGCGCTCGGCGCGCCGTGCGGCGCTGCATCTGATCAAGAAGAAGGACCAGTTGATGGGACCGCTGGCGCTGGCCATCAGCGAGGCCCATGACAAGGTTCGCATCTGCTCGACCTGCGGCAATGCCGACACTTCTGACCCTTGCGCGGTCTGCACAGATCCTACGCGCGACCAAAGCGTCATCATCGTTGTCGAGGACGTTGCCGATCTCTGGGCGCTGGAGCGTGCCGCGGCGATGAATGCCGGCTACCATGTACTTGGCGGCACCCTGTCGCCGCTTGATGGCGTCGGCCCGGATGACTTGTCCATTGCCGGCCTGGTCGATCGCGTTGCCAAGGGCGGGGTGCGTGAAATTCTGATAGCCGTCAACGCCACTGTCGAAGGTCAGACCACCGCGCATTACATCACCGAGCAACTGTCCGGCTTCGATCTGAAAGTCACCCGCCTGGCCCATGGCGTGCCGGTTGGCGGGGAACTCGACTATCTTGACGAAGGCACGCTTGCCGCCGCCATTCGCGCCCGCACCGCGTTCTAGAGGATCCCGTGATGTCCCGTTTTCTCAACCCCGAGACCATGCCGAAACCGGCTTCGAATTATGTTCAGCTGGTAGAAATAACCGGCCCCGGTCGTCGCCTGATCATTTCCGGACAGATCGGCGTCACCCCTGACGGACAGCTGCGCGAGGGCTACCGCGCCCAGGCCGAGCAGGCCTGGATGAACGCGCTGGCAGGTCTTGAGGCCGGCGGCATGGGGATCACCGACATCGTTGCCATCCGGGTCTATGATGTGGCTCCGGGCGATGTTGTTGCCTACCGGGAGATCCGCGATCAGATGTTGCAGGGCCATGCGCCCGCCGCCACCTACGTGATGGTGGCCGGCCTGGCCCATCCTGATTTCCTCACGGAAATCGAAATCGAGGCGTTCTCGGCAATCTGAAGCAACGATGCCTGCTGCCGCGCCATTTTCCTAACCCACCCGGCAGGCTAGGATCGGCCATGATTCGCACCCTGGTTACATCTCTCATTCTGCTTCTGGCCGCATTATTTGCGGCGATGGCGCCGTCGCTGGCGGCAAGCAAGGCGGACGTCGAAGCGCAGTTTTCGCGATGGTTGGAAGCCGATCTGTGGCCCGATGCGCGCCGCGCCGGCGTTTCCAAGCCTGTCTTCGAGCGCGCCTTCAGCGGCCTCCAGCTTG
This DNA window, taken from Hoeflea algicola, encodes the following:
- a CDS encoding HIT domain-containing protein; the encoded protein is MSLFALDPRLERDSTLLMKLGLCQLRLMRDSRWPWLLLVPQRPGIAEIFDLTPLDQTMLTFETSITAKALKQATGCHKINVGALGNQVSQFHFHVIAREQGDPAWPGPVWGYGEATPWTDSARTILTERLLEAI
- the recR gene encoding recombination mediator RecR, whose product is MQKRVTGPEIERLIQLLARVPGLGPRSARRAALHLIKKKDQLMGPLALAISEAHDKVRICSTCGNADTSDPCAVCTDPTRDQSVIIVVEDVADLWALERAAAMNAGYHVLGGTLSPLDGVGPDDLSIAGLVDRVAKGGVREILIAVNATVEGQTTAHYITEQLSGFDLKVTRLAHGVPVGGELDYLDEGTLAAAIRARTAF
- a CDS encoding DNA polymerase III subunit gamma/tau; translated protein: MDEPTGTKQTSPVAGSEGQAPYRVLARKYRPTDFTDLIGQEPMVRTLTNAFSTGRIAQAWMLTGVRGVGKTTTARILARALNYRTAEIDQPTIDLTVPGEHCQAIMEGRHVDVIEMDAASHTGIDDIREIIEQVRYRPVSARYKVYIIDEVHMLSNQAFNGLLKTLEEPPAHVKFIFATTEIRKVPITVLSRCQRFDLRRIDSGLLVAHFKNVAGQEGIAIDDESLAMIARAAEGSVRDGLSLLDQAIAHGGGAVDAEAVRSMLGLADRSRVVELFGSLMGGDVSAALASFRNQYDSGAGPSVILTDLADFTHLVTRLKFVSQAADDPSLTETERSRGAEFSSTLSTAILSRVWQMLLKGISETDTSSRPAAAAEMALIRIAHAASLPSPEEALKAFQNGGGASAGGPVQSAGSSAGNGSGGGGAARAVGERHMPLGGGGGGGQPSMRLAHSAEPSVQAAVVAEPVQQVAISSLEDMVALAEQHRDIAMKVQIRTGVRLVRIEPGRLEISLAPDASPTLPGELTKKLADWTGAKWVVSLSREEGAPTISEREVAKREALVSDARQDPDIAAILSRFPGAKITDVRITVTDDVLDEATLSPSEDGDILPAEIEPDDDDTD
- a CDS encoding RidA family protein; protein product: MSRFLNPETMPKPASNYVQLVEITGPGRRLIISGQIGVTPDGQLREGYRAQAEQAWMNALAGLEAGGMGITDIVAIRVYDVAPGDVVAYREIRDQMLQGHAPAATYVMVAGLAHPDFLTEIEIEAFSAI
- a CDS encoding YbaB/EbfC family nucleoid-associated protein, producing MKDIMGMMGKIKDIQGKMERMQEEVAAMECEGVSGGGMVTVRLSGKGQMLGVSIDPSMFKEDDVEILEDLIVAAHNDAKGKVETMMAERTKELTAGLPIPPGMKLPF